The following coding sequences are from one Myxococcales bacterium window:
- a CDS encoding TIGR02266 family protein, producing the protein MAQPPSGSSSSPGDGSRLALRIKFRSENLESFVERYGADVSPGGIFIRSRQPLTVGTKVSFTLSLLNGIPVLVGEGTVAWSRQPEGDRPGGNPGMGIRFDLLNDESRMKLNRILEAKTAHDKAGKPSVRGPTPIPEDPGVPVSAAALTAAASEATAKVRLTTDGRIVRDLPAPAEAPASRPRSISPGFGDAEPTRLTAPPVEALRRSTPPSGAPVDKGFGPSATLAGPGTPSTQGGEAIRPPPAQAREVKRSPTPVFGAPRPRPAGGGGFASTVAFGAEATRARPGTPALPGEPTRGGVTPGPDLLLRATPPPVAVASPSSVFSRPTPVPSGPITTGRSGPVVNRPTGTRPAEPGTSALPKVGGAGAWSSDQTEIVEDVPNFDDLDDKSARAHEPPGAGSVSGEPAGASPQTSETGMPALTNLFEDEMLPGLGDAAPLVSGPDAGTAFGVVESTGRGRGASPAGPAPGTSMVARRAELTEPGTRRRRGVLWMVLGAVAVGAAVFTFVELSGPGGTREVTPVAVPTPEPVVEAPSEAPVAEAPPTPEETPAPADPKPSPKLAVAEDPAPKPQVEKPAPRAPAKPVREAPRAAGTVVSSAPIIDDTLDEPAGETAGDEATAIRWLRVRSVPAGAEVFIDGESEGQTPFQRRIFDATRPYALSVRKEGYEPYERLLSSSDPWVKARGEFILTVTVKLRRVAPVPAEGTPAPVEGEPAPSAPPAPAL; encoded by the coding sequence ATGGCTCAACCCCCTTCTGGTTCTAGTAGCTCACCTGGTGATGGCTCGCGGTTGGCGCTGCGGATCAAGTTTCGCAGTGAAAACCTCGAGAGCTTCGTCGAGCGCTACGGCGCCGATGTGAGCCCGGGTGGCATTTTCATCCGCTCGCGCCAGCCCTTGACCGTGGGCACCAAGGTGTCATTCACGCTTTCGCTCCTCAATGGCATTCCGGTCCTGGTGGGTGAGGGCACCGTGGCGTGGTCCCGTCAGCCCGAAGGCGATCGGCCGGGGGGCAACCCGGGCATGGGCATTCGCTTCGACCTGCTCAACGACGAAAGTCGGATGAAGCTGAACCGCATCCTCGAGGCCAAAACCGCCCACGACAAGGCGGGCAAACCCTCGGTGAGGGGCCCCACGCCGATTCCCGAAGACCCCGGTGTGCCCGTTTCGGCCGCGGCCTTGACGGCGGCGGCGAGCGAAGCCACGGCCAAGGTGCGTTTGACCACCGACGGACGCATCGTCAGGGATCTTCCGGCCCCTGCCGAGGCGCCGGCTTCGCGACCGCGCTCGATCTCTCCAGGTTTCGGCGATGCCGAGCCCACCCGTCTCACCGCGCCGCCGGTCGAAGCTTTGCGCAGGTCCACGCCCCCTTCGGGCGCGCCCGTCGACAAGGGCTTTGGCCCCTCGGCGACCCTGGCGGGTCCTGGAACTCCGTCCACCCAAGGCGGAGAGGCGATTCGTCCCCCGCCGGCCCAGGCGCGGGAGGTGAAGCGCTCGCCCACACCGGTCTTCGGTGCACCTCGTCCCCGCCCCGCGGGGGGCGGCGGCTTTGCTTCCACGGTGGCCTTTGGCGCCGAAGCCACCCGCGCGCGCCCGGGCACGCCGGCCCTGCCCGGCGAACCCACGCGCGGCGGCGTCACGCCCGGACCCGACCTGCTGCTCCGCGCCACGCCGCCCCCGGTGGCCGTGGCCAGCCCTTCTTCCGTGTTTTCCCGTCCCACTCCCGTCCCCTCGGGTCCGATCACCACGGGCCGCAGTGGTCCGGTGGTCAACCGCCCCACCGGCACGCGGCCCGCGGAACCTGGCACGTCCGCGCTGCCGAAGGTTGGCGGTGCGGGTGCGTGGTCGTCCGACCAGACGGAGATCGTCGAAGACGTGCCGAACTTCGATGACCTCGACGACAAGAGCGCCCGGGCTCACGAGCCCCCGGGCGCGGGTTCGGTCTCGGGCGAGCCGGCAGGCGCCTCGCCGCAGACGAGCGAGACGGGGATGCCCGCGCTCACGAACCTCTTCGAGGACGAAATGCTGCCAGGTCTTGGCGATGCAGCGCCCTTGGTGAGCGGTCCCGATGCGGGGACCGCGTTTGGCGTGGTCGAGTCGACGGGTCGGGGCCGAGGGGCGTCACCGGCAGGACCCGCACCCGGGACCAGCATGGTGGCCCGAAGGGCCGAGCTGACGGAACCAGGAACGCGCCGGCGCCGCGGGGTATTGTGGATGGTGCTGGGTGCGGTGGCCGTGGGAGCTGCGGTGTTCACGTTCGTGGAACTGAGCGGGCCCGGGGGCACGCGCGAAGTGACCCCCGTGGCCGTGCCGACGCCTGAGCCCGTGGTCGAGGCGCCCTCCGAGGCCCCTGTGGCCGAGGCGCCCCCAACGCCCGAGGAGACGCCCGCGCCGGCGGACCCGAAGCCTTCGCCCAAGCTGGCGGTGGCGGAAGACCCCGCCCCCAAGCCCCAGGTGGAAAAGCCGGCCCCGCGGGCGCCCGCGAAGCCCGTGCGGGAGGCCCCCCGCGCCGCAGGCACCGTGGTCTCGTCGGCCCCCATCATCGATGACACACTGGACGAGCCGGCGGGAGAAACCGCGGGCGACGAAGCCACTGCGATCCGCTGGCTGCGCGTGCGCTCGGTGCCGGCGGGCGCCGAAGTGTTCATCGACGGGGAGTCCGAGGGGCAAACGCCGTTTCAGCGCCGCATCTTCGACGCCACCCGCCCCTACGCCCTGTCCGTGCGCAAGGAAGGCTACGAACCCTACGAGCGGCTGCTCAGCAGCTCGGATCCTTGGGTGAAAGCCCGGGGTGAGTTCATCTTGACCGTCACCGTCAAACTGCGCCGTGTGGCCCCGGTTCCGGCCGAGGGAACGCCGGCGCCGGTCGAGGGCGAGCCCGCTCCCTCTGCCCCACCGGCCCCTGCGCTCTAG
- a CDS encoding amidohydrolase codes for MLGLLLLCGGCKKPQASATREQAQAPTRLARIDTHMHIDPRAIERTLALMDRWGIDGAVNLSGMSPGPPRFALETQLEAAAQAKGRIAVFATPAITAILRQFPEAYGTVMAEQLAEAKRLGAMGLKITKGLGLGYPTPDGKGLLAVDDPGLDPLFDKAGELGMPVAIHTGDPQAFWRKPDQDNERLDELMAHPQWSLYGEPVASWEALFAAFERRVARHPKTTFIGVHFGNAPEEPQRVAAMLDKYPNYVVDTAARVPELGRHDAETMRAFFIKYQDRILFATDTGVGETQAEMMYGSTGAEPATAADEVRFFTSTYRYFESRDKQFEHPTAIQGRWKIDGLGLPADVLRKLYFENAARVLRWRPPVAAGP; via the coding sequence ATGCTGGGCCTTCTCCTTTTGTGTGGGGGCTGCAAAAAGCCCCAGGCCTCGGCCACGCGAGAGCAGGCCCAGGCGCCCACGCGGCTGGCCCGCATCGACACGCACATGCACATCGATCCGCGTGCGATCGAACGCACGTTGGCCCTGATGGACCGCTGGGGCATCGACGGGGCGGTGAACCTTTCGGGCATGTCGCCAGGGCCGCCGCGTTTTGCGCTGGAGACGCAGCTCGAAGCGGCGGCGCAGGCGAAGGGGCGCATCGCGGTGTTCGCCACACCGGCGATCACGGCCATCTTGCGCCAGTTTCCCGAAGCTTATGGCACGGTGATGGCGGAGCAGCTGGCGGAGGCGAAGCGGCTCGGGGCGATGGGGCTCAAGATCACGAAGGGGCTGGGGCTGGGCTATCCCACGCCCGACGGCAAGGGGCTGCTGGCGGTGGACGATCCGGGGCTGGACCCGCTTTTCGATAAGGCGGGGGAGCTGGGCATGCCCGTGGCGATCCACACGGGCGATCCGCAGGCGTTCTGGAGAAAGCCAGACCAGGACAACGAGCGGCTCGACGAGTTGATGGCGCACCCCCAGTGGTCGCTCTACGGCGAGCCCGTGGCGTCGTGGGAGGCGCTGTTCGCGGCGTTCGAGCGGCGGGTGGCGCGGCACCCGAAAACGACGTTCATCGGCGTGCACTTTGGCAACGCGCCCGAGGAGCCGCAGCGGGTGGCCGCGATGCTCGACAAGTACCCGAACTACGTGGTGGACACGGCGGCACGGGTGCCCGAGCTCGGCCGCCACGACGCGGAGACGATGCGGGCGTTTTTCATCAAGTACCAGGACCGGATTCTGTTCGCGACAGACACGGGGGTGGGGGAGACGCAGGCCGAGATGATGTACGGTTCGACGGGCGCCGAGCCCGCCACCGCGGCCGACGAGGTGCGCTTTTTCACGTCGACGTACCGTTACTTCGAGTCGAGGGACAAGCAGTTCGAGCACCCCACGGCCATTCAGGGGCGCTGGAAAATCGATGGGCTGGGGCTGCCGGCGGACGTGCTGCGCAAGCTCTACTTCGAAAACGCCGCCCGGGTGCTCAGGTGGCGGCCGCCCGTGGCGGCAGGCCCGTGA
- a CDS encoding DUF2220 domain-containing protein: MLGNRTMFYPGWDTATVARLLERLLHVPLIHFGDLDPNGVRILRHLRALRSDLRWFVPEFWTELVETRGLPGVWPDDLDLAEAPALVRELASRGLWLEQEPVAVDAKTPSALEALLER, from the coding sequence ATGTTAGGAAATCGAACTATGTTCTACCCTGGATGGGACACGGCGACGGTCGCTCGACTTCTCGAGCGCCTGCTCCATGTGCCGCTCATCCACTTCGGCGACCTCGACCCCAACGGCGTGCGCATCCTTCGGCATCTCCGTGCGCTCCGTTCCGACCTACGGTGGTTCGTGCCGGAGTTCTGGACCGAGCTTGTCGAGACGAGGGGTCTACCGGGCGTGTGGCCCGATGACCTTGACCTTGCCGAAGCTCCTGCTCTGGTGCGAGAGCTTGCGAGCCGCGGTCTGTGGCTCGAGCAGGAACCTGTCGCGGTCGACGCGAAAACGCCGTCGGCGCTGGAGGCGCTGCTTGAACGCTGA
- a CDS encoding ImmA/IrrE family metallo-endopeptidase, with the protein MTQDDAAKHIGVSRPTFVQIEAGKRSVSSLELDKLAYLFGRDIREFVANEFQQEDSLTALFRVQASVVGEPEVIDKLRECMALGRELTNLERLVGIDRDLSAVASYPFPAPKARWEAVQQGQRLAEEERRRLGLGFAPLPDMTELLESQGVRTAMVELPNDVSGLTLSDRKVGLFVVANDVHHHLRRRFSFAHEYAHVVADRDRSGLISQASARDDLIEVRANAFAANFLMPEDGVRQFVAGLGKGKPSRLFAEVFDGEAALNVEGRSAPGTQTIQLYDVVLLAHHFGVSRISALYRLRNLRLLSEAEFDHLKALDDEGKGKPLATALGLSEPDHAETRSEFKHRFLGLALEAYRRDEISLGKLRELVAMVGLSVDDLDQLLDDAGLDGEDDPTP; encoded by the coding sequence ATGACCCAAGATGACGCCGCGAAGCACATCGGCGTCTCCCGACCGACTTTCGTCCAGATCGAGGCTGGAAAGCGCTCGGTCTCGAGCCTCGAACTCGACAAGCTCGCGTACTTGTTCGGGCGCGACATCCGCGAGTTCGTGGCCAACGAGTTCCAGCAGGAAGACTCGCTCACCGCACTCTTCCGCGTGCAGGCCTCGGTCGTCGGCGAGCCCGAGGTGATCGACAAGCTTCGCGAGTGCATGGCGCTCGGGCGCGAGCTGACGAACCTCGAGCGACTCGTCGGCATCGACCGCGATCTGTCGGCGGTCGCCTCGTACCCGTTCCCGGCGCCGAAGGCGCGCTGGGAGGCGGTGCAGCAGGGACAACGCCTCGCCGAGGAGGAGCGTCGTCGTCTCGGCTTGGGCTTCGCGCCGCTCCCCGACATGACCGAGCTACTGGAGTCGCAGGGCGTCCGCACGGCGATGGTCGAGCTGCCGAACGATGTCTCGGGCCTGACGCTCAGCGACCGCAAGGTGGGTCTCTTCGTCGTCGCGAACGACGTGCATCACCACCTGCGTCGCCGCTTCTCGTTTGCACACGAGTACGCCCACGTCGTTGCCGATCGTGATCGCTCTGGGCTCATCAGCCAGGCCTCGGCGCGCGACGATCTCATCGAGGTCCGCGCCAACGCGTTCGCCGCGAACTTCCTCATGCCGGAGGACGGCGTTCGGCAGTTCGTCGCTGGCCTTGGCAAGGGCAAGCCGAGCCGCCTCTTCGCCGAGGTGTTCGATGGGGAGGCCGCGCTCAACGTCGAAGGGCGCTCGGCGCCAGGCACCCAGACGATCCAGCTCTACGACGTCGTGCTGCTCGCGCACCACTTCGGCGTGAGCCGGATCTCCGCGCTGTACCGCCTGCGCAACCTTCGCCTGCTCTCCGAGGCCGAGTTCGACCACCTCAAAGCGCTCGATGACGAGGGCAAGGGTAAGCCACTTGCGACGGCGCTCGGTCTCTCCGAGCCCGATCACGCGGAGACGCGCAGCGAGTTCAAGCATCGCTTCCTCGGGCTGGCGCTCGAAGCCTACCGTCGTGACGAGATCTCACTCGGCAAGCTCCGCGAACTCGTGGCGATGGTCGGCCTCAGCGTCGACGACCTGGACCAACTCCTCGATGACGCCGGTCTCGACGGCGAAGACGACCCGACGCCGTGA
- a CDS encoding multiubiquitin domain-containing protein: protein MATEMEAEVDEIEIELHTQQVSGKEKAPKAKKYVIRVDKTKFTVEVSSMTGREILTLAGKTPVEQYKLTQKMHGGSTSTTRSTSRSPASSAS from the coding sequence ATGGCAACGGAAATGGAAGCTGAAGTCGACGAGATCGAGATCGAACTCCACACCCAGCAGGTCAGCGGGAAGGAGAAGGCGCCGAAGGCGAAGAAGTACGTCATCCGAGTCGACAAGACGAAGTTCACCGTCGAGGTCTCGTCGATGACTGGGCGCGAGATCCTCACCCTCGCCGGCAAGACACCGGTCGAGCAGTACAAGCTGACCCAGAAGATGCACGGCGGATCAACCTCGACGACCCGGTCGACTTCACGGAGCCCGGCGTCGAGCGCTTCATGA
- a CDS encoding SDR family NAD(P)-dependent oxidoreductase, which yields MRDAAGRNAGKKAALEAHSKNVSIIDMDVASDASVADGFARILAQGPVDVLINNAGIMYLGITEAFSVAQAKEQMEANYYGAIRTMQAVLPGMRAAKSGLIINTSSLVGQISPPFFATYSATKHALEGYSQGLRYEVSPFGIDVAIVEPGPFGTGLRASGQTPAHGDVTASYGELAGVPAAMGAHFAAFLQSEEAPKPQLVVDAYVALVDMPAGKRPTRTVVGITWGVDEMNAAKQPIQDRVLKEMQLEGTLGGVSA from the coding sequence ATGCGGGACGCCGCCGGGCGCAATGCCGGCAAGAAGGCAGCGCTCGAAGCCCACTCGAAGAACGTGTCGATCATCGACATGGACGTGGCGAGCGATGCGTCCGTCGCCGACGGGTTCGCGCGGATCCTCGCGCAGGGTCCGGTCGACGTGCTGATCAACAACGCCGGCATCATGTACCTCGGCATCACCGAGGCCTTCAGTGTCGCGCAGGCCAAGGAGCAGATGGAGGCCAACTACTACGGTGCCATCCGCACCATGCAGGCGGTGCTCCCCGGCATGCGCGCAGCGAAGTCAGGCCTCATCATCAACACCTCGTCGCTGGTCGGCCAGATCTCCCCGCCGTTCTTCGCAACCTACAGCGCCACGAAGCACGCGCTGGAAGGCTACAGCCAAGGCCTGCGCTACGAGGTCTCGCCCTTCGGGATCGACGTCGCGATCGTCGAGCCAGGCCCCTTTGGCACCGGGCTTCGAGCCTCCGGGCAGACACCCGCGCATGGTGACGTGACGGCCAGCTACGGCGAGCTGGCCGGTGTCCCTGCGGCGATGGGCGCGCACTTCGCCGCGTTCCTGCAAAGTGAAGAAGCGCCCAAGCCGCAGCTGGTGGTGGATGCGTACGTCGCCCTCGTGGACATGCCCGCTGGCAAGCGGCCCACGCGCACCGTGGTGGGCATCACGTGGGGCGTGGATGAGATGAACGCTGCCAAACAGCCTATTCAGGATCGCGTCCTCAAGGAGATGCAGCTCGAAGGCACCTTGGGCGGGGTGTCGGCATGA
- a CDS encoding nuclear transport factor 2 family protein yields MNRKHTSLSISTPTKGLLAMMALAGLLAACASTQSTQKAGQPQTQRSTTMSTKETVGAFLSAVAKNDSATMRQLANADYIQHNPYVPTGLEPFIGMLPVLQGAGTTAENVRMFQDGNYVFMHNLWHNAKPFGADEMVAFDIIRVDDNGKVAEHWDAMTALVKQTASGRTQTDGPVKPKDLDKTEANKALARSMVEDILMGKNPGKIGEYISADKYHQHNPQIKDGLAGLGEAVAYLTSQNNMFKYTKIHKVLGEGDFVLVVSEG; encoded by the coding sequence ATGAACAGGAAACACACGAGCTTGAGCATCTCCACGCCCACGAAGGGGCTGCTCGCGATGATGGCGCTGGCAGGTCTGCTGGCCGCTTGCGCCTCAACCCAGTCGACCCAGAAGGCCGGTCAACCTCAAACCCAAAGGAGCACGACGATGAGCACGAAGGAAACCGTAGGCGCTTTTCTAAGCGCAGTGGCGAAGAACGATTCCGCGACCATGCGTCAGTTAGCCAACGCCGACTACATCCAGCACAACCCCTACGTCCCTACTGGGCTCGAGCCGTTCATCGGGATGTTGCCGGTGCTACAGGGGGCCGGCACCACGGCCGAGAACGTCCGGATGTTCCAAGACGGCAACTACGTCTTCATGCACAACCTCTGGCACAACGCGAAGCCGTTCGGTGCGGACGAGATGGTGGCCTTCGACATCATCCGCGTGGATGACAACGGCAAGGTCGCTGAGCACTGGGACGCCATGACCGCGCTGGTCAAGCAGACCGCGAGCGGCAGGACGCAGACGGATGGCCCCGTGAAGCCGAAGGACCTGGACAAGACCGAAGCCAACAAGGCGCTCGCGAGGTCCATGGTGGAAGACATCCTGATGGGGAAGAATCCCGGAAAGATCGGCGAGTACATCAGCGCGGACAAGTACCACCAGCACAACCCGCAGATCAAAGACGGGCTCGCCGGCCTCGGCGAGGCGGTGGCGTACCTCACCTCGCAGAACAACATGTTCAAGTACACCAAGATCCACAAGGTGCTCGGTGAGGGTGACTTCGTCCTCGTGGTGAGCGAGGGATAG
- a CDS encoding DUF924 family protein: MPTSPSWTCPLASGPRAPWWASPLISLWFASGKALDEFCQPFAAVVRELRAEPPSLIGEEWDILEGKVAKVLLAGHLSRSCFRGSAEAFSYDPIGRDVVRELVRPETLRLPGAILCLLPWALAHIGRCDGPAARM, translated from the coding sequence ATGCCTACGTCGCCCTCGTGGACATGCCCGCTGGCAAGCGGCCCACGCGCACCGTGGTGGGCATCACCTCTGATATCTCTGTGGTTTGCGAGCGGAAAAGCCCTGGATGAGTTCTGTCAGCCTTTTGCCGCAGTAGTCCGTGAACTGAGGGCTGAGCCACCGAGTTTGATTGGGGAAGAATGGGACATCCTGGAGGGCAAAGTGGCCAAGGTGCTGCTCGCAGGTCACTTGTCCCGCTCCTGCTTTCGCGGCAGCGCAGAAGCCTTCTCCTATGATCCAATTGGACGAGACGTGGTCCGCGAGCTCGTCAGGCCGGAAACACTCAGGCTGCCGGGCGCAATCCTGTGCTTGTTGCCTTGGGCCCTGGCGCACATCGGAAGATGTGACGGACCTGCAGCGCGCATGTGA
- a CDS encoding nucleotidyl transferase AbiEii/AbiGii toxin family protein yields MTVKNVSNLAASVQARLQKHARATKRPFQELLQYYAMERFLYRLSTSPHRARFVLKGALMLHVWEAPLARATKDLDFLGRIDNSLEHLELVVCEVCTVDVEPDGMVFDPATVKTERIKEDADYEGVRVRFVGLLGKARVTMQIDVGFGDVITPDAVDITYPVLLDFPAPALSGYPRETVIAEKFQAMVYLRSLNSRMKDFYDVWLLARQFAFDGSLLAKAIAATFANRETAMDAEPIAFTPEFTEQASTLAQWTAFRKKLPKTECPETLADVVPFLAEFLVPIARACAAGVTFKQRWPPGGPWTSGV; encoded by the coding sequence GTGACCGTCAAGAACGTCTCGAACCTGGCGGCCTCGGTGCAGGCTCGTCTCCAGAAACACGCGCGTGCGACGAAGCGGCCGTTCCAGGAGCTGCTCCAGTACTACGCGATGGAGCGCTTCCTCTACCGGCTGTCGACCAGCCCACACCGCGCGCGCTTCGTCCTCAAGGGCGCGCTGATGCTGCACGTGTGGGAGGCACCGCTCGCGCGCGCGACGAAGGACCTCGACTTCCTCGGCCGGATCGACAACTCGCTCGAGCACCTCGAGCTCGTGGTCTGCGAGGTCTGCACCGTCGACGTGGAGCCCGACGGCATGGTGTTCGACCCGGCCACGGTGAAGACCGAGCGCATCAAGGAGGACGCGGACTACGAGGGCGTGCGTGTCCGCTTCGTCGGCCTGCTCGGCAAGGCGCGCGTCACGATGCAGATCGATGTCGGGTTCGGCGACGTCATCACGCCCGACGCGGTGGACATCACCTACCCAGTGCTGCTCGACTTCCCCGCGCCCGCGCTCTCGGGCTACCCGCGCGAGACCGTGATCGCCGAGAAGTTCCAGGCGATGGTCTACCTGCGCAGCCTGAACAGCCGCATGAAGGACTTCTACGACGTGTGGCTGCTCGCGAGGCAGTTCGCCTTCGACGGATCGCTGCTCGCGAAGGCGATCGCCGCCACCTTCGCCAACCGCGAGACCGCCATGGACGCCGAGCCGATCGCCTTCACACCAGAGTTCACCGAGCAGGCGTCGACCTTGGCGCAGTGGACCGCGTTCCGAAAGAAGCTCCCGAAGACCGAGTGCCCGGAGACGCTCGCCGACGTCGTGCCGTTCCTCGCCGAGTTCCTCGTGCCGATCGCGCGCGCCTGCGCAGCCGGCGTGACCTTCAAGCAGCGCTGGCCACCGGGCGGGCCGTGGACGAGCGGCGTGTGA
- a CDS encoding type IV toxin-antitoxin system AbiEi family antitoxin domain-containing protein: MAARVFEREVELFRQHGGGLRMAEALRLGLNRKTLYAMRGARVVVPVSRGVYRLASLDPLAHPDLVTVAKRVPQGVLCLISALSFHELTTQVPHVIDIALERGKTKPRLDYPPTRFYWFSGPAFHEGIETHELDGVQVRIYAPEKTLVDCFRYRNQIGMDVALEALRLWRERRKKKLDVLLKYARMRHVERAMRPYLEAMQ; encoded by the coding sequence ATGGCTGCCCGGGTCTTCGAGCGAGAGGTCGAGCTGTTCCGCCAGCATGGCGGCGGCCTCCGCATGGCCGAAGCTCTGCGCCTCGGCCTCAACCGGAAGACGCTCTACGCGATGCGTGGCGCCCGGGTCGTAGTGCCCGTCTCCCGAGGGGTGTATCGCCTCGCCTCGCTCGATCCGCTCGCGCACCCGGACCTCGTCACGGTGGCCAAGCGCGTCCCGCAGGGCGTCCTCTGCCTCATCTCCGCGCTCTCGTTCCACGAGCTGACGACGCAGGTGCCGCATGTGATCGACATCGCGCTCGAGCGAGGCAAGACGAAGCCGCGCCTCGACTACCCGCCAACGCGCTTCTACTGGTTCTCGGGGCCGGCTTTCCACGAGGGCATCGAGACGCACGAGCTCGACGGCGTACAGGTACGCATCTACGCCCCGGAGAAGACCCTCGTCGATTGCTTCCGGTACCGGAACCAGATCGGCATGGACGTGGCCCTGGAGGCGCTGCGGCTCTGGCGTGAACGCCGCAAGAAGAAGCTCGACGTCCTCCTGAAGTACGCCCGTATGCGCCATGTCGAGCGCGCGATGCGCCCCTACCTGGAGGCGATGCAGTGA
- a CDS encoding ATP-binding protein produces the protein MATADQVKALIRSHADGDDTRFYAIAMQVAAQAARSGHGKFAQELRELVDQVKARAKATEPARGPKLVPLAQPRGELAGLLTVGYPKTRVADMAIPEVLGVRLERVLTEQRERDRLREHGFSPMRKLLLVGPPGTGKTMTSAALAGELGLPLFSIQLDGLITKYMGETAAKLRLVFDAIQSTRGVYLFDEFDALGGERGSKNDVGEIRRVLNSFLQFLEQDDSDSIVLGATNHVGLLDRALFRRFDAVLEYSLPTEQIATRVMRARLAILDTSNIEWHAAAKAAEGLSHAEIAMACEQAAKNAILDHTTAVRDSELVAALAERRSTHA, from the coding sequence ATGGCCACCGCGGACCAAGTCAAAGCGCTCATTCGAAGCCACGCTGATGGCGACGACACGCGCTTCTATGCGATCGCCATGCAGGTGGCGGCGCAGGCGGCGCGGAGCGGTCACGGCAAGTTCGCCCAGGAGCTGCGCGAGCTGGTCGACCAGGTGAAGGCGCGCGCGAAGGCCACGGAGCCGGCCCGGGGGCCCAAGCTGGTCCCGTTGGCCCAGCCCCGAGGCGAGCTTGCAGGCCTGCTCACGGTGGGCTACCCGAAGACGCGCGTCGCCGACATGGCGATCCCTGAGGTGCTCGGCGTCCGCCTCGAGCGCGTGCTCACCGAGCAACGTGAACGCGACCGTCTCCGCGAGCACGGGTTCTCACCGATGCGGAAGCTCCTCCTCGTCGGTCCGCCCGGCACCGGCAAGACGATGACCTCTGCGGCGCTCGCCGGGGAGCTGGGTCTGCCCCTCTTCAGCATCCAGCTCGACGGGCTCATCACGAAGTACATGGGCGAGACCGCGGCCAAGCTCCGGCTGGTCTTCGACGCGATCCAGTCCACCCGCGGCGTCTACCTCTTCGACGAGTTCGACGCGCTCGGCGGCGAGCGCGGCTCCAAGAACGACGTCGGCGAGATCCGCCGCGTGCTCAACTCGTTCCTGCAGTTCCTCGAGCAAGACGACTCGGACAGCATCGTCCTCGGCGCGACGAACCACGTCGGACTGCTCGACCGCGCCCTCTTCCGGCGCTTCGATGCGGTGCTCGAGTACTCGCTGCCTACGGAGCAGATCGCGACCCGCGTGATGCGCGCGCGGCTGGCGATCCTCGACACGAGCAACATCGAGTGGCACGCGGCGGCGAAGGCGGCAGAGGGCCTTAGCCACGCCGAGATCGCGATGGCCTGCGAGCAGGCTGCCAAGAACGCAATCCTCGATCACACCACGGCCGTGCGGGACAGCGAACTCGTGGCCGCGCTCGCGGAACGACGCAGTACGCACGCATAG